One window from the genome of Musa acuminata AAA Group cultivar baxijiao chromosome BXJ1-4, Cavendish_Baxijiao_AAA, whole genome shotgun sequence encodes:
- the LOC135664809 gene encoding uncharacterized protein LOC135664809, whose protein sequence is MASVPKPMLHGRRLFELLEEQQEPFLLDVYLLEHGYSDRAMNPSAAAFMCWHGGACRRLRRFSTHGCRRKRTGLLRCLLNKVVYGKVIRKAWRWDGGAVGIGRWNVLRSFFEMKGKNNAVEFRRLSCSCGTDEGDPDREEQWRAMGGSDQRSPVSVLELHSDEVEEEVPSTSGFDSPKDTKEAPWIGLEEHPNTRTQFLHPHRFLSDWLKEVEGRLSKSHECPSPERSGKITEEGMMILSRESRGCALANISQLIDVDFSESRKEWSHFRHEIGEVGAEIEQIIFEEISEEAVLDVLHRHSTLERC, encoded by the exons ATGGCTTCTGTTCCCAAGCCAATGCTTCATGGTAGGAGGCTCTTTGAGCTGCTGGAAGAGCAACAAGAGCCTTTTCTTCTGGATGTCTACCTCTTGGAGCATGGGTACTCGGATAGAGCAATGAATCCCAGTGCTGCTGCATTCATGTGCTGGCATGGCGGTGCTTGTAGGCGGCTGAGAAGGTTCAGCACCCATGGCTGCAGGAGGAAGAGAACCGGACTTCTGAGGTGTCTGCTGAACAAAGTTGTCTACGGCAAGGTGATCAGGAAAGCTTGGAGGTGGGATGGTGGAGCTGTTGGCATCGGAAGATGGAATGTCTTGAGATCGTTCTTCGAGATGAAGGGCAAGAACAATGCTGTGGAGTTCCGCCGGCTGTCTTGTTCCTGTGGCACCGACGAAGGTGATCCGGACAGAGAGGAGCAGTGGAGAGCTATGGGCGGCTCCGATCAGCGCAGCCCTGTGTCAGTCCTCGAGCTGCATTCTGATGAAG TTGAGGAAGAGGTGCCATCAACCTCAGGTTTTGATTCACCCAAGGACACAAAGGAAGCTCCATGGATCGGCTTGGAAGAGCACCCCAACACAAGGACCCAGTTCCTTCACCCACACCGTTTTCTGTCAGACTGGCTGAAGGAGGTAGAAGGAAGGCTCTCAAAATCTCACGAATGCCCAAGTCCAGAGAGGAGTGGGAAGATCACCGAGGAGGGGATGATGATCCTGTCACGGGAGAGTCGAGGATGTGCTTTGGCCAATATATCCCAGTTGATAGATGTCGATTTCTCCGAGTCCAGGAAAGAATGGAGCCATTTTCGGCATGAGATAGGAGAGGTTGGGGCTGAGATCGAACAGATCATCTTTGAGGAGATCAGCGAAGAAGCTGTGCTCGATGTTCTTCATCGTCACTCCACCTTGGAAAGATGTTGA
- the LOC135664824 gene encoding protein DA1-related 1-like isoform X1 gives MSWQNLLVIITTGSMIWLNKLFKGSNLKFSAGQYHGRHADDGFWNKPSSSLGIQREYDDEDIDQALALSLSEEEQKKGKTVDKSLLEEDEQLAKALQESLNAEYPPRQNGQICQRNPFSFPSVSRRCAGCNKEVGRGQSLSTMGAVWHPECLRCHGCNKPITDYELSLYENRPYHKSCYRKLYHPKCDVCKQYIPAIRDGHIEYRAHPFWGQRYCPLHERDGTPMCCSCERMEPRDTKYVTLDDGRKLCLECLNFAIMDTSECQPLYLGIKEFYEGLYMKVEQQIPLLLVERQALNEAMDGEMNGHRHLPETRGLCLSEEKIVRTVLRRPIMGSGHRLTDMITGPYRLIRRCDVTAILILYGLPRLLTGSILAHEMMHAWLRLNGYGSLSLEVEEGICQVLAQMWLDSEIVAGSGSNVASTSSSSSTTRPSKKGARTQSERKLGECFKHQIEADASPVYGAGYRAATRAVNRYGLRRTLDHIKFTGTFPY, from the exons ATGAGCTG GCAGAATCTACTAGTGATAATTACAACTGGCTCGATGATCTGGTTAAACAAACTCTTTAAAGGTTCAAATTTGAAATTTTCCGCTGGCCAGTACCATGGAAGACATGCGGATGATGGCTTTTGGAATAAACCCTCTAGTTCATTG GGTATCCAGCGGGAGTATGATGACGAAGACATTGATCAAGCTCTAGCACTTTCACTATCAGAAGAAGAGCAGAAGAAAGGCAAAACTGTTG ACAAATCTCTTCTGGAGGAAGACGAACAGCTTGCAAAGGCTTTACAAGAAAGTTTGAATGCTGAATATCCACCCCGTCAAAATGGCCAAATTTGTCAACGTAATCCATTTTCCTTTCCTTCAGTCTCCAG GAGATGTGCTGGATGCAATAAAGAAGTTGGTCGTGGTCAATCTTTGAGTACCATGGGTGCTGTATGGCATCCAGAGTGTCTCCGTTGCCATGGGTGCAATAAACCAATAACTGACTATGAG TTATCTTTGTACGAAAATCGTCCTTATCACAAATCTTGCTATAGGAAACTCTACCACCCAAAATGTGATGTCTGCAAGCAGTAT ATCCCTGCAATAAGAGATGGCCATATCGAATACCGGGCTCATCCTTTTTGGGGGCAAAGGTATTGTCCTTTACATGAGCGTGATGGCACTCCTATGTGCTGCAGTTGTGAAAGAATGGAG CCAAGGGACACGAAATATGTTACTTTGGATGATGGTCGGAAGCTTTGTCTTGAGTGTCTTAATTTTGCAATAATGGACACAAGTGAGTGCCAACCCCTTTACCTCGGCATAAAAGAATTCTATGAAGGTTTATATATGAAAGTGGAACAGCAGATTCCGCTCCTTCTAGTTGAGCGACAAGCTCTAAATGAAGCTATGGATGGTGAAATGAAT GGGCATCGTCACCTCCCTGAAACTAGAGGTCTCTGTCTTTCTGAGGAGAAGATTGTTAGAACT GTTTTGAGAAGGCCAATAATGGGGTCTGGACACAGACTTACAGATATGATAACAGGGCCATATAGATTGATCAGACGGTGTGATGTCACAGCAATTCTTATACTGTATGGTCTGCCAAG ATTACTAACAGGGTCGATATTGGCTCATGAGATGATGCATGCATGGCTGCGCCTTAATG GATATGGATCTCTCAGTCTAGAAGTTGAAGAAGGCATCTGCCAGGTGCTGGCTCAAATGTGGTTGGATTCTGAGATTGTTGCAGGTTCAGGTAGTAATGTTGCCTCCACCTCATCATCCTCTTCGACTACCAGGCCGTCGAAAAAAGGTGCTCGAACTCAGTCCGAGAGAAAGCTGGGAGAATGTTTCAAACACCAAATAGAAGCGGATGCTTCGCCGGTATATGGAGCTGGTTATAGAGCAGCAACCAGAGCAGTCAATCGGTATGGTCTCAGACGTACTCTCGACCATATCAAATTCACAGGAACCTTTCCATATTGA
- the LOC135664824 gene encoding protein DA1-related 1-like isoform X2 encodes MIWLNKLFKGSNLKFSAGQYHGRHADDGFWNKPSSSLGIQREYDDEDIDQALALSLSEEEQKKGKTVDKSLLEEDEQLAKALQESLNAEYPPRQNGQICQRNPFSFPSVSRRCAGCNKEVGRGQSLSTMGAVWHPECLRCHGCNKPITDYELSLYENRPYHKSCYRKLYHPKCDVCKQYIPAIRDGHIEYRAHPFWGQRYCPLHERDGTPMCCSCERMEPRDTKYVTLDDGRKLCLECLNFAIMDTSECQPLYLGIKEFYEGLYMKVEQQIPLLLVERQALNEAMDGEMNGHRHLPETRGLCLSEEKIVRTVLRRPIMGSGHRLTDMITGPYRLIRRCDVTAILILYGLPRLLTGSILAHEMMHAWLRLNGYGSLSLEVEEGICQVLAQMWLDSEIVAGSGSNVASTSSSSSTTRPSKKGARTQSERKLGECFKHQIEADASPVYGAGYRAATRAVNRYGLRRTLDHIKFTGTFPY; translated from the exons ATGATCTGGTTAAACAAACTCTTTAAAGGTTCAAATTTGAAATTTTCCGCTGGCCAGTACCATGGAAGACATGCGGATGATGGCTTTTGGAATAAACCCTCTAGTTCATTG GGTATCCAGCGGGAGTATGATGACGAAGACATTGATCAAGCTCTAGCACTTTCACTATCAGAAGAAGAGCAGAAGAAAGGCAAAACTGTTG ACAAATCTCTTCTGGAGGAAGACGAACAGCTTGCAAAGGCTTTACAAGAAAGTTTGAATGCTGAATATCCACCCCGTCAAAATGGCCAAATTTGTCAACGTAATCCATTTTCCTTTCCTTCAGTCTCCAG GAGATGTGCTGGATGCAATAAAGAAGTTGGTCGTGGTCAATCTTTGAGTACCATGGGTGCTGTATGGCATCCAGAGTGTCTCCGTTGCCATGGGTGCAATAAACCAATAACTGACTATGAG TTATCTTTGTACGAAAATCGTCCTTATCACAAATCTTGCTATAGGAAACTCTACCACCCAAAATGTGATGTCTGCAAGCAGTAT ATCCCTGCAATAAGAGATGGCCATATCGAATACCGGGCTCATCCTTTTTGGGGGCAAAGGTATTGTCCTTTACATGAGCGTGATGGCACTCCTATGTGCTGCAGTTGTGAAAGAATGGAG CCAAGGGACACGAAATATGTTACTTTGGATGATGGTCGGAAGCTTTGTCTTGAGTGTCTTAATTTTGCAATAATGGACACAAGTGAGTGCCAACCCCTTTACCTCGGCATAAAAGAATTCTATGAAGGTTTATATATGAAAGTGGAACAGCAGATTCCGCTCCTTCTAGTTGAGCGACAAGCTCTAAATGAAGCTATGGATGGTGAAATGAAT GGGCATCGTCACCTCCCTGAAACTAGAGGTCTCTGTCTTTCTGAGGAGAAGATTGTTAGAACT GTTTTGAGAAGGCCAATAATGGGGTCTGGACACAGACTTACAGATATGATAACAGGGCCATATAGATTGATCAGACGGTGTGATGTCACAGCAATTCTTATACTGTATGGTCTGCCAAG ATTACTAACAGGGTCGATATTGGCTCATGAGATGATGCATGCATGGCTGCGCCTTAATG GATATGGATCTCTCAGTCTAGAAGTTGAAGAAGGCATCTGCCAGGTGCTGGCTCAAATGTGGTTGGATTCTGAGATTGTTGCAGGTTCAGGTAGTAATGTTGCCTCCACCTCATCATCCTCTTCGACTACCAGGCCGTCGAAAAAAGGTGCTCGAACTCAGTCCGAGAGAAAGCTGGGAGAATGTTTCAAACACCAAATAGAAGCGGATGCTTCGCCGGTATATGGAGCTGGTTATAGAGCAGCAACCAGAGCAGTCAATCGGTATGGTCTCAGACGTACTCTCGACCATATCAAATTCACAGGAACCTTTCCATATTGA
- the LOC135585544 gene encoding uncharacterized protein LOC135585544 has protein sequence MTTRLQSVCCVHRRLLQLSPPSSTPPSCPRRRSLSGPSAFLPPVNLRWYGRSFRFRNASTGRSILPGKVLAYLPDSENSNGAVKEANASSVDSNVGSLVSARDFDAVLRSGSHTRGSFDPFRGKSGSVSFCGLTHQMVEERKLVSSPFKDGTGSLVWILGPLALISSLVVPQFFLGNVIESVLRDEILAEIVASLSSEAIFYVGLAAFLSVTDHVQRPYLDFSPKRWSLITGLRGYLSSAFFTMGFKVFAPLLAAYVVWPVIGLPAVVAVAPFLMGCAAQYAFETHLDRRNSSCWPVLPIIFEVYRLYQLNKGAHFIERLLFLMRGSSTNTAVMERSSAFISMLAVLQILGVVCLWSLMTFLLRLFPSRPVAENY, from the exons ATGACGACGCGGCTACAGTCCGTTTGCTGCGTGCACCGCCGCCTTCTCCAACTCTCGCCTCCCTCCTCTACTCCTCCCTCCTGCCCCCGTCGCAGAAGCCTCTCCGGCCCTTCCGCCTTC CTTCCTCCTGTTAACCTTCGATGGTACGGCCGCAGTTTCCGCTTCCGGAACGCATCCACAG GTCGATCGATTCTGCCGGGCAAGGTGTTAGCCTATTTGCCCGATTCAGAGAACTCCAACGGCGCGGTAAAAGAGGCGAATGCGTCCAGTGTTGATTCGAACGTTGGATCCTTGGTTAGCGCTAGGGATTTCGACGCGGTCCTCCGGTCTGGGTCTCACACGAGGGGCAGCTTTGACCCCTTTCGTGGGAAGTCGGGTTCTGTGTCTTTCTGCGGATTGACTCACCAGATGGTGGAAGAGAGGAAGCTGGTTTCTTCCCCCTTCAAGGACGGCACAGGATCGCTCGTGTGGATTTTAGGTCCTCTAGCGCTGATATCTTCGCTCGTGGTTCCACAATTTTTTCTCGGCAACGTTATCGAGTCGGTTCtacgagatgagatccttgcag AAATTGTCGCCTCATTGTCTTCAGAGGCCATATTCTATGTCGGGCTTGCTGCATTTCTGTCAGTAACTGATCATGTACAACGCCCATATCTTGACTTCAGCCCGAAAAGATGGAGCCTTATCACCGGCCTCAGAGGCTACCTTTCCTCGGCTTTCTTCACCATGGGTTTCAAggtgtttgctcctcttcttgcgGCCTATGTTGTTTGGCCAGTGATTGGTCTCCCTGCTGTGGTTGCCGTCGCTCCATTTCTGATGGGTTGTGCTGCACAATATGCATTTGAGACACACCTCGACAGACGTAATTCATCTTGTTGGCCTGTATTGCCAATAATCTTTGAG GTATATAGACTGTATCAGTTGAACAAGGGTGCACATTTTATAGAAAGGTTATTGTTTCTAATGAGAGGATCGTCTACGAACACTGCAGTAATGGAAAGAAGTAGCGCATTCATTTCCATGCTAGCCGTTCTCCAAATCCTTGGTGTTGTTTGCCTGTGGTCTTTAATGACttttcttctaagacttttccctTCTAGACCTGTGGCAGAGAACTATTGA